Part of the Candidatus Polarisedimenticolaceae bacterium genome, CCGGACGATGCGGCGAGGTCGGCTCCGCCGCGGCGTTCGTCGGCCAGGCGTTGACGGTCTCGAAGGACCTGTACGGTCAGCTCTCCCTGAGCTGGGGTGCTTCGTGCGTCGCTACCGACAACGACTACGCCGTCTACCAGGGCCGGCTGGGCGAATTCGCGTCGCACGTCCCGGTGTTGTGCTCGACGGGAGGGGCGACCGCCGCGACGATTCCGGCGGCCGCCGGCGACGTCTACCTCCTGGTGGTCCCGAACGACGGCTACTACGAGGGGCGATACGGGTTGTCGGGCTCGGGCGCGGAGATCCCCGCGGGCCCGACGCGGTGTTACCCCGCCGCGGCGACGAGGGGCTGTCCGTAGCGATCCCTTCTACCGCCGCTCGCTCTCGGGAAGATCCTCGGGGAGCGGGGTCTCCTGCGGTGGCGCGCCCGTCGTCGCCTCCCACGAGACGAACGCCACGCCGTCGCGTCCGACGTGTTCCCCCGCGGCGCCGAGCGCGAGGAGGACCAGCCGCCCCGGTCCGCGGTTGAGGAGCTGGCGACGGAGCTCCGGGGCGACGCGGACGAGCTCCCCCGTGGCCAGATCGCGCTCGACCCCTTCGATCGCCAGGGAGAGGGTCCCCTCGAGCACGAGGTAGACCTCCTCCTGCTTCTCGTGCCGGTGGATCCTGCCGCGCGCGCCGGGGTGCATCCGGATCAGGTTCATCCCGAAACTCGTGACGCCGAGCTCGTCCCGGAGCCGCTGGAAACGCTCCGTCCCTTCCATCTCGAGTCTCGCCTGCGAAACGCCTTGCTGCATGGTGGCCTCCGTGGGGTCGAGTCTTCGCCTGTGCGTTCGTCCCGAATCCGCAACCTTCGGTGAAGACTTCCCCTTCTACCCTAGATCTCGCCGAACTGCGTAATCCGGACCACGCCGTCCGGGAAACGCGCGGTGATCTCGAGCTCGCCGCCCATCGCCTCGATGTAGGCCCGCAGCGTGCTGACATACATGTCGGCGC contains:
- a CDS encoding cupin domain-containing protein; amino-acid sequence: MQQGVSQARLEMEGTERFQRLRDELGVTSFGMNLIRMHPGARGRIHRHEKQEEVYLVLEGTLSLAIEGVERDLATGELVRVAPELRRQLLNRGPGRLVLLALGAAGEHVGRDGVAFVSWEATTGAPPQETPLPEDLPESERR